One stretch of Lucilia cuprina isolate Lc7/37 chromosome 6, ASM2204524v1, whole genome shotgun sequence DNA includes these proteins:
- the LOC124420966 gene encoding longitudinals lacking protein, isoforms A/B/D/L-like codes for MPLVTQLREGVHPLVFPTDLSMEKGIGVGNGVGVSKDICKIERKSPIKRPSLLASPTPSNNDLNEQGATSTPLNCSSASDKDKTPQTSGSGGGGEKIKHFTEEEATVLMLKAAAEKSAQAAAAAANNSGNLSDNSYTDDNTTGNLSGGGNGPGSGADYHSAFGDVSGATGISLNILNSINAMSSLISGGAGGNGGLSLASAAALGVGGSGNGAGHPCPECGRVYKLKSSLRNHQKWECGKEPQFQCPFCVYRAKQKMHIGRHMERMHKEKFFKIEDLKSFTTATVGAQIAGSSVGGSGGGGVGGGGVSGDESSSTAVAELRQHFS; via the coding sequence ATGCCTTTAGTAACACAGCTACGTGAAGGTGTACATCCTTTAGTATTTCCAACCGATTTAAGTATGGAAAAGGGTATTGGTGTTGGCAATGGTGTGGGCGTTTCTAaggatatatgtaaaattgaacgTAAATCACCGATTAAACGACCATCCCTTTTGGCTTCACCCACACCCTCTAATAATGATTTAAACGAACAGGGGGCTACGAGTACCCCATTGAATTGTTCGTCGGCCAGTGATAAAGATAAAACACCACAAACAAGTGgcagtggtggtggtggtgaaaaaattaaacatttcacCGAGGAAGAGGCTACGGTGTTAATGTTAAAAGCAGCTGCCGAAAAATCAGCTCAAGCTGCAGCGGCGGCAGCCAATAATAGTGGTAATCTCAGTGATAACAGTTATACCGATGACAATACAACCGGTAATCTAAGTGGTGGTGGTAATGGACCCGGCTCCGGGGCCGATTATCACTCAGCCTTTGGTGATGTTAGTGGCGCAACGGGTATAagtcttaatattttaaatagtatCAATGCCATGAGCAGTCTTATAAGTGGCGGAGCTGGCGGCAATGGTGGCCTTAGTTTAGCCAGTGCTGCAGCTTTGGGTGTGGGTGGCTCTGGCAATGGTGCTGGTCATCCTTGTCCAGAGTGTGGTcgtgtttataagttaaaatCATCATTGCGTAATCATCAAAAATGGGAATGTGGCAAGGAGCCACAATTTCAATGTCCCTTCTGTGTGTATAGGGCAAAACAGAAAATGCACATCGGTCGTCATATGGAACGTATGCATAaggagaaatttttcaaaattgaagATTTAAAAAGTTTCACCACTGCCACTGTAGGTGCTCAAATAGCTGGTTCTAGTGTAGGTGgcagtggtggtggtggtgtggGAGGTGGTGGTGTTAGTGGCGATGAATCATCATCTACAGCTGTAGCTGAATTACGTCAACATTTCTCGTAa